In the genome of Gloeotrichia echinulata CP02, one region contains:
- a CDS encoding DUF5132 domain-containing protein yields MAFKITDFVEDAGVPGIIAGIGAVLLAPVILPVVAGISKPVAKSLIKGGIVAYEKSKGTFAELGETLEDIIAEVRAELAEDREISTFEAGLTPLDSTSDHGA; encoded by the coding sequence ATGGCATTTAAAATTACTGATTTTGTTGAAGACGCCGGCGTCCCTGGAATTATCGCTGGTATTGGCGCAGTACTACTAGCACCTGTGATACTACCCGTGGTAGCTGGAATTAGTAAACCCGTAGCGAAATCACTAATCAAAGGCGGAATTGTCGCCTACGAAAAGAGCAAGGGAACCTTTGCTGAACTCGGAGAAACTTTGGAGGACATTATAGCCGAGGTGCGTGCTGAACTTGCTGAAGATAGGGAAATCTCAACCTTTGAAGCTGGCCTTACCCCCCTTGATAGCACTTCCGATCATGGTGCTTGA